The following proteins are co-located in the Pseudomonas fluorescens genome:
- a CDS encoding DUF6124 family protein yields the protein MKKIVPDPPRFTLDREIFERALSHYLQPDSTPSFTVHHDLSFEDALAQICDLLRCAAATAAVSSQGLNGDQRHIAGATEHLINSARALADRALNCLHAA from the coding sequence ATGAAAAAAATCGTCCCAGACCCACCCCGCTTCACCCTCGACCGAGAAATCTTCGAACGCGCCCTGAGCCACTACCTACAACCCGACTCAACGCCGTCCTTCACCGTGCACCACGACCTCAGCTTCGAAGACGCCCTCGCCCAAATCTGCGACTTGCTACGCTGTGCAGCCGCCACCGCAGCCGTCTCCAGCCAAGGATTGAACGGCGATCAACGCCACATCGCCGGCGCCACCGAGCACCTGATCAACAGCGCCAGAGCCCTCGCCGACCGCGCCCTGAACTGCCTGCACGCCGCATGA